Proteins from a genomic interval of Sphingobacterium sp. SYP-B4668:
- a CDS encoding alpha/beta hydrolase, whose translation MMRKITVLLFTVLTNLVCLAQQGEEVELYVHIPGQKISQTYKEKTETVVDVHPFLWTTKVSKPTLNYFQPAASAKTDVAVIICPGGGYGGLAVSHEGYDVAAEFAKKGISAFVLKYRLPNEEIMEDKKIGPLQDAQRAIQYVRENALKYGINPNKIGIMGFSAGGHLASTASTHFTRHTIPNKNNTSLRPDFSILMYPVITFGEFTHIGSRNNLIGQEATPELIDLYSNEKQVTAQTPITFLVHSNDDKVVPVENAFGYMRALNKFGVKNEAHIYATGGHGYGLDSSRINDVWFDRLLNWMKGSGLFSSN comes from the coding sequence ATGATGAGGAAAATAACCGTATTGCTTTTTACAGTACTTACCAATTTAGTATGTCTGGCTCAACAAGGTGAAGAAGTGGAGCTGTATGTCCATATTCCCGGACAAAAAATATCACAAACCTATAAAGAGAAAACAGAGACCGTTGTAGACGTACATCCGTTTCTATGGACAACAAAAGTTTCAAAACCCACACTTAATTATTTCCAACCCGCTGCCTCCGCTAAGACCGATGTTGCTGTAATCATATGTCCAGGCGGTGGGTATGGAGGATTAGCCGTTAGCCATGAGGGCTATGATGTGGCAGCTGAATTTGCGAAAAAGGGTATTTCTGCATTTGTATTAAAGTATCGTTTGCCTAATGAGGAGATCATGGAGGACAAGAAAATCGGTCCCTTGCAGGATGCGCAGCGCGCTATACAATATGTTCGGGAGAACGCGTTGAAATATGGGATAAATCCAAACAAAATTGGTATCATGGGATTCTCCGCTGGGGGACATCTTGCTTCCACAGCCTCTACACACTTTACACGACATACCATTCCAAATAAAAATAACACAAGTCTTCGCCCTGATTTTTCCATTTTGATGTATCCTGTGATTACTTTTGGCGAGTTTACGCATATAGGTTCCCGAAATAATCTGATTGGACAGGAAGCTACTCCCGAATTAATTGATTTATATTCAAATGAAAAGCAGGTCACTGCCCAAACACCCATTACATTTCTCGTTCATTCCAATGATGATAAGGTGGTGCCGGTCGAAAATGCCTTTGGCTATATGAGAGCTTTAAATAAATTCGGAGTAAAGAATGAGGCTCATATCTACGCCACAGGCGGGCATGGGTATGGGTTAGATAGTAGCAGAATAAACGATGTGTGGTTTGATCGATTACTCAATTGGATGAAGGGTAGCGGCCTATTTTCCAGTAACTAG
- a CDS encoding DoxX family protein: MIVKIINSILILFAVFMGTKHGWNMLTAKPEMLEMFGKWNFSKNAVIFNGVVTLLASLLILFPKTFVWGNLLMAIGILMIMCLQLLHRDLKGAAIEVPFLLLNLVIVYLQHPLKNP; this comes from the coding sequence ATGATAGTAAAAATCATCAATTCGATCCTGATTCTCTTTGCCGTTTTTATGGGGACAAAGCATGGCTGGAATATGTTAACCGCTAAACCCGAAATGCTAGAAATGTTCGGAAAATGGAATTTTAGTAAAAATGCTGTAATCTTTAATGGTGTTGTGACCTTATTGGCCTCTCTCCTGATTTTATTCCCTAAGACATTTGTTTGGGGAAATTTACTCATGGCCATCGGGATATTGATGATTATGTGTTTACAACTCCTACATAGAGATTTAAAGGGGGCGGCAATAGAGGTTCCCTTTCTATTGCTAAATCTGGTTATTGTTTATTTGCAACATCCGTTGAAAAACCCTTAG
- a CDS encoding bestrophin family protein: protein MNTASHYKIQHFIPWTRKKIYTMLLLSIVPTALVYFLGWNWLAIPWVPVALIGTAAAFISGFKNTQTYNRTWEARQIYGAIINSSRAFGVMVRDFVRVDDSAIAAALHSEIIYRHFAWLTALRFQLREVKSWENVKTKSYNREYLKYYQVPEWESDLERELMPFLSNDERQEILSTKNRATQLLARQSLQFKELNIQGIIADFNYITLENQLKDLYDQQGKCERIKNFPYPRQFSSINLYFTSLLCFLIPFGFIGELSKHTETFGEWFIWMSVPLSVLVGWVFLVLEQIGESTQNPFEGNANDIPITQISRNIEIDLREMLGEKDLPPAIQPQNNILM from the coding sequence ATGAATACGGCAAGTCATTATAAAATACAGCATTTCATTCCATGGACACGGAAGAAGATTTATACGATGCTTTTACTAAGTATTGTACCTACGGCATTGGTTTATTTTTTGGGTTGGAACTGGTTAGCTATTCCTTGGGTTCCCGTCGCTTTGATAGGTACAGCTGCTGCTTTCATTTCGGGGTTTAAGAATACACAGACCTATAATCGGACTTGGGAAGCAAGGCAGATTTATGGGGCAATTATTAACAGCAGTCGTGCCTTTGGAGTAATGGTACGAGATTTTGTGCGGGTAGACGATTCTGCAATCGCCGCAGCATTGCATAGCGAGATTATTTATCGACATTTTGCATGGCTCACAGCCCTACGTTTCCAATTGCGGGAAGTTAAAAGTTGGGAGAATGTCAAAACCAAAAGTTACAACCGTGAGTATCTAAAGTACTACCAGGTCCCAGAATGGGAAAGCGATCTAGAGCGTGAGTTAATGCCCTTTCTGTCCAACGATGAGAGACAGGAAATTCTTTCCACCAAAAACAGAGCCACCCAGCTATTAGCACGTCAATCTTTGCAGTTTAAGGAACTCAATATCCAAGGAATCATCGCGGACTTCAATTATATAACATTAGAAAACCAATTGAAAGATTTGTATGATCAACAAGGTAAGTGCGAACGTATCAAAAACTTCCCCTATCCCAGGCAGTTTTCGAGTATCAATCTCTATTTTACTAGCCTGCTTTGCTTTCTGATACCCTTTGGGTTTATTGGGGAGCTGTCCAAACATACTGAAACATTTGGTGAATGGTTTATTTGGATGAGTGTTCCGTTGAGTGTGTTGGTCGGTTGGGTATTTTTGGTATTGGAGCAAATAGGCGAAAGTACCCAAAATCCTTTTGAGGGTAATGCTAACGACATTCCAATAACCCAAATAAGCCGTAATATCGAAATTGATTTAAGGGAAATGCTGGGTGAGAAAGATTTACCACCTGCTATTCAACCTCAAAATAATATTTTAATGTAG
- a CDS encoding RNA polymerase sigma-70 factor: MESSQHIIQIDKKQFEFLFQLYWKRMYAFAVKTIQHEDDAKEIIQEVFKSLWERREELKLHDAERYLLRSTKFKSLEYLRNKGNKQRHHDVILHRVPTYYEDQQIHYKELQDRLNAVVETLPKQCKHVFKMSREEGLTNKEIAKNLLITERAVEYHIHKALTIIKSGVNELHDINIAK; the protein is encoded by the coding sequence TTGGAAAGTTCTCAACATATCATACAAATCGATAAAAAGCAATTTGAATTTCTCTTTCAATTATATTGGAAGCGCATGTATGCATTTGCTGTAAAAACCATACAGCATGAAGATGACGCAAAAGAGATTATTCAAGAAGTGTTCAAGTCATTGTGGGAAAGACGAGAAGAGTTGAAACTTCACGATGCAGAACGTTACTTACTCCGCTCGACCAAATTCAAATCATTAGAATACCTGAGGAATAAAGGAAACAAACAACGCCATCATGATGTGATTTTGCATCGTGTGCCCACTTATTATGAAGACCAGCAAATACACTACAAGGAGCTCCAAGACCGATTGAATGCTGTTGTCGAAACTTTGCCCAAGCAGTGTAAGCATGTTTTTAAAATGAGCAGAGAAGAAGGTTTAACAAACAAAGAAATTGCTAAAAATTTACTTATTACTGAGCGAGCAGTTGAATATCATATCCATAAAGCCTTGACAATCATTAAGTCGGGAGTGAACGAATTACACGATATAAATATTGCCAAATAA
- a CDS encoding TonB-dependent receptor, giving the protein MKSTFTTILLVIFTVFAQAQTSTKNTVSGFVKDNFGKPIQGATVSIQSVTTLSDVDGYYKVIAAHLSSDALLQITALGYVSEQRSLNGKYTQDFQLKESQNAIQEVSVFGRTENEQRLAEIKRSGFNVSVIDLNKYANEAANLTQVLKRATGVTIREDGGLGSNFVFRINGLDAKIYIDGVPMENFGSSMSLNNIPVNLIDRVEIYKGVVPAFLGSDALGGAVNIITKRRARPFLDLSYSLGSFNTHQAALVGTFTNPKNNLSFRLNAFYNHSDNSYKMYTEEKYGVVLEETVDNKFVPVSEVKRFNDAYTSAMGQFEVGFRDVSWADQFYVGLTYSQNHKQNQLGASINAVNGGAWSESNYLMPTLNYKKSNFIVDRLFADIFTSYSYDTRHVRDTALYNYDWSTNWISNQIGSKPNDPVHNKFNLSNYLARVNLNYDFDEERKQSLNFNYNFNNNHQKAYDMIANYDQSGLPSNLGRHIFGLSWQNQWFDKRLSNVLAFKYYRLDASKDVDERKFDGDNNLISGDIAHHQNAWNFYSMSIASRYRITKDGGWKFSYEKAYNLPTMIGLFGDGQNTVSNWDLKPERSDNFNTGFYYNTFINEDNFLNVDVTGFYRLAGDYINTRVVTQDGGDYFQYYNIPGVKLYGFEAEVKYGFKDLVAITLNGSYDKAIDNKKYTDDSNQQVSLNYGYQVPNRPWVYGNMDVSLIQNDWFQKGSRVQLSYLSQYTHWFYLTEAHLGSLESKNHIPSQNIHSAVLSYSWDRNKYNVSFEARNLTDERAYDNFRLQKPGRAFYLKLRLSLM; this is encoded by the coding sequence TTGAAATCAACATTTACTACTATACTACTTGTAATATTTACCGTATTTGCGCAAGCACAGACATCCACTAAGAATACCGTTTCAGGATTTGTAAAAGACAATTTTGGCAAACCTATTCAAGGAGCTACTGTTTCCATTCAAAGTGTTACCACCTTATCTGATGTGGATGGATATTACAAAGTGATAGCAGCTCATTTATCAAGTGACGCCCTACTCCAAATTACTGCCTTAGGTTACGTTTCAGAACAACGGTCGTTAAACGGGAAATATACGCAAGACTTCCAATTGAAGGAAAGTCAAAATGCCATTCAAGAAGTATCTGTATTCGGTCGAACAGAGAATGAACAGCGCCTTGCCGAGATAAAGCGCTCCGGATTTAATGTAAGTGTGATAGACTTGAATAAGTATGCCAATGAAGCCGCCAACCTAACTCAGGTCTTGAAGAGAGCTACAGGCGTGACCATACGAGAGGATGGCGGTCTAGGTTCCAATTTTGTGTTCCGTATAAATGGGTTAGATGCAAAAATATATATTGATGGAGTACCCATGGAAAACTTCGGTTCATCCATGTCTTTAAATAACATCCCTGTAAATCTTATTGATCGCGTAGAGATTTATAAAGGGGTGGTGCCTGCTTTTTTAGGGTCAGATGCTTTAGGTGGGGCTGTCAATATTATTACCAAGCGTCGAGCCAGACCCTTTTTAGACCTCAGTTACTCACTAGGCTCATTCAATACCCACCAAGCAGCCTTAGTAGGGACATTTACCAACCCCAAGAATAACCTGTCATTTCGGTTGAATGCTTTTTATAATCATTCGGACAATAGCTATAAAATGTATACAGAAGAAAAGTATGGCGTCGTTCTAGAAGAAACCGTCGATAATAAGTTTGTGCCGGTTTCCGAAGTTAAGCGATTTAATGATGCGTATACATCGGCGATGGGACAGTTTGAAGTTGGCTTTAGGGATGTGTCTTGGGCAGACCAGTTTTATGTTGGATTGACGTATTCTCAAAATCATAAACAAAATCAATTAGGAGCCAGTATTAACGCTGTCAACGGCGGGGCGTGGTCCGAAAGCAACTACTTGATGCCGACATTGAACTATAAGAAGAGCAACTTTATTGTGGATCGTTTGTTTGCCGATATTTTTACCAGCTACAGTTATGATACCCGGCACGTCAGGGATACCGCTTTGTACAACTATGATTGGTCTACGAATTGGATTTCCAATCAGATCGGTTCAAAACCCAATGACCCCGTTCATAACAAGTTTAATCTCTCTAATTATCTCGCTAGAGTCAATTTGAACTATGACTTTGATGAAGAACGTAAGCAAAGCTTAAATTTCAATTACAATTTCAATAATAATCATCAAAAAGCCTATGATATGATCGCAAACTATGACCAATCAGGCCTGCCCTCCAACCTGGGGCGACATATTTTTGGTTTATCATGGCAAAATCAATGGTTTGACAAACGCTTGTCCAATGTCTTAGCCTTTAAATACTATCGGTTGGACGCCTCGAAAGACGTGGACGAAAGAAAATTTGATGGTGATAATAATTTGATAAGCGGGGATATAGCACATCATCAGAATGCCTGGAACTTTTATAGTATGAGCATCGCTTCCAGGTATAGAATTACAAAAGATGGTGGCTGGAAATTCTCGTACGAAAAAGCCTATAATTTGCCTACGATGATCGGGCTTTTTGGAGACGGTCAAAATACAGTTTCCAATTGGGATTTAAAACCCGAGCGTAGCGACAATTTCAATACAGGCTTCTATTACAATACCTTTATCAACGAAGATAATTTTTTGAATGTCGACGTTACAGGTTTCTATAGACTAGCAGGTGACTATATCAATACACGTGTGGTGACACAGGATGGGGGCGATTATTTCCAATATTATAATATCCCTGGTGTTAAGTTATACGGATTCGAGGCAGAAGTGAAGTATGGATTCAAAGATTTGGTAGCCATCACGCTCAATGGCTCATATGACAAAGCCATTGACAACAAAAAGTATACAGACGATTCCAACCAACAGGTTAGTTTGAATTATGGCTATCAAGTTCCTAATCGTCCTTGGGTATACGGCAATATGGATGTAAGCCTCATTCAAAATGATTGGTTTCAGAAGGGGAGTCGAGTTCAGTTGTCTTATCTTTCTCAATACACCCATTGGTTTTACCTAACCGAAGCCCACTTGGGTTCTCTCGAGTCCAAAAATCATATCCCATCTCAAAATATTCACTCAGCTGTCCTAAGCTATTCTTGGGATCGCAATAAGTATAACGTTTCCTTTGAAGCGCGTAATTTGACGGATGAGCGAGCTTACGACAACTTTCGCTTGCAAAAACCGGGACGTGCATTTTACCTCAAATTGAGATTATCCTTAATGTAA
- a CDS encoding DUF4198 domain-containing protein, producing the protein MKKLILSILTLFVVLSASAHAVFIETTLKGVKGKSHAVKIVYGEPDEHEAIAKWWWYKEGMQVTLTLTKPDGSKETLSTTAQADHLLATFVPDQDGYYHVSLQRDTERKEGAKTQYQINAVGTIQVGNSTLGNTASNIGNELLVHADQSTYKNKKEVSLTLYQKGKPAANSFFQIIAPSGWIKWVETDDNGIARFIPEWKGKYFAEVSKKEKVEGLAFEEYSRATSMSFEVK; encoded by the coding sequence ATGAAAAAATTAATATTATCTATCCTCACACTTTTTGTTGTGTTATCAGCTTCGGCACACGCTGTATTTATCGAGACTACGCTGAAAGGCGTTAAAGGTAAATCCCATGCCGTAAAAATCGTTTACGGTGAGCCAGATGAGCATGAAGCTATTGCAAAATGGTGGTGGTATAAAGAAGGCATGCAAGTTACATTGACCCTCACAAAGCCCGATGGAAGCAAAGAAACTTTGAGTACCACGGCGCAAGCAGATCATCTTTTGGCCACATTTGTACCAGATCAAGATGGATACTACCATGTGTCCTTACAGCGAGATACCGAGCGCAAAGAAGGTGCGAAAACTCAATACCAAATTAATGCCGTTGGGACAATCCAAGTGGGCAATTCTACATTAGGAAATACAGCATCTAATATCGGTAACGAATTGCTGGTCCATGCAGATCAAAGCACTTATAAAAATAAGAAAGAAGTTTCATTGACACTCTACCAAAAAGGTAAGCCAGCGGCCAACTCTTTTTTTCAGATCATCGCACCAAGCGGTTGGATTAAATGGGTAGAAACTGACGATAACGGCATTGCCCGGTTTATACCGGAGTGGAAAGGCAAATATTTTGCCGAAGTATCAAAAAAAGAAAAAGTAGAAGGGCTGGCTTTTGAAGAATATAGTCGTGCTACTTCGATGAGTTTTGAAGTCAAGTAA
- a CDS encoding PepSY-associated TM helix domain-containing protein, translating to MSIFRLVNNWLHLWLGLISGIIVFVVCLTACLWVFNHEIIDLMIPKKERQYILASTQSLISPSEIIAIADSLYPDDLVRGITYTRDSPVSFSVNIKSSDTTKKSKTEVNLLHPYTGEYLGLQVEDNSEEAQLRKKLNSFFAWTLSGHRFLWFPRDIGRPIVNYATLIFCITLITGLVWWYPKKWTKSTREKSFKIKWKAGWKRVNLDLHNVVGFYSFLLVLLLAVTGMYYGITWINSALYWSTNWGTSLPERTSVSSDTSQIAHSALFSQAFDKEVHTILAQYKDPHYLTITYPDTVKKGGTISVYIRNDMDRQFNNRYYSFDQYTGAFLPNRISLFNKDYYELSAGEKFRRLNYDIHVGSIWGLPTKVLAFFLTFIAGSLPITGFIIWYNRKWGKKKGRTKVLKRSDAVLDSKTTSVADYSTLEKPPIRFRPKIKDS from the coding sequence TTGTCAATATTTCGATTGGTCAACAACTGGCTTCATCTTTGGCTAGGGTTGATTTCGGGTATCATTGTATTTGTGGTTTGTTTGACGGCTTGCCTTTGGGTTTTCAATCATGAGATTATAGACCTGATGATTCCAAAAAAGGAGAGACAGTATATTCTTGCCTCGACTCAATCCTTGATTTCTCCATCGGAGATTATCGCTATTGCAGATTCACTTTATCCGGATGATCTTGTTCGAGGGATTACCTATACCCGAGATTCTCCGGTTTCATTTTCAGTTAACATAAAAAGTAGCGATACTACAAAAAAATCAAAGACCGAAGTTAATCTATTACATCCCTATACCGGTGAGTACTTAGGCCTACAAGTTGAAGATAATTCCGAAGAAGCCCAGTTGAGAAAGAAGCTAAATAGCTTTTTTGCTTGGACCCTTAGCGGTCATCGATTTTTATGGTTCCCTCGGGATATTGGACGTCCTATTGTCAATTATGCAACCTTGATTTTCTGTATCACGTTAATCACCGGTTTAGTTTGGTGGTACCCGAAGAAATGGACCAAATCCACACGTGAAAAAAGCTTTAAAATCAAGTGGAAAGCAGGTTGGAAACGGGTCAATTTGGATCTTCATAATGTTGTTGGGTTTTACTCTTTCCTGTTGGTTCTTTTATTAGCCGTGACGGGCATGTACTACGGTATCACTTGGATTAATAGCGCATTGTATTGGTCGACTAATTGGGGGACAAGTTTGCCTGAGCGTACATCGGTAAGTTCGGACACGAGTCAGATTGCTCATTCCGCACTTTTTTCACAAGCATTTGATAAGGAAGTACACACTATCTTGGCACAATATAAAGATCCTCACTATCTCACAATCACCTACCCGGATACGGTCAAAAAAGGAGGGACGATCTCCGTATACATTCGCAACGATATGGATAGGCAGTTTAATAATCGGTATTACTCTTTCGATCAGTATACAGGAGCGTTTCTGCCTAATCGTATTTCACTATTCAATAAGGATTATTATGAGCTAAGTGCAGGTGAAAAGTTCCGAAGGCTTAACTATGATATTCATGTCGGCTCTATTTGGGGACTCCCGACCAAGGTTCTCGCCTTTTTCTTAACATTTATTGCCGGCTCCCTACCAATTACAGGTTTTATCATTTGGTACAATCGCAAATGGGGAAAGAAAAAAGGTCGAACCAAAGTCTTGAAACGTTCTGATGCCGTTTTGGATTCGAAGACGACATCTGTAGCCGACTATTCCACTCTCGAAAAGCCACCCATTCGCTTCCGACCCAAGATCAAGGATAGTTAG
- a CDS encoding M56 family metallopeptidase: MHNFKRAYLLIALVLPLCIPTMEYNIKQDDPTSVAPLLPNLAYVQYTTTQNIIDNSRIPHQKDVFSWTYVIGFVYFSIALILLTRFAAGVLEIQYQIRKGRKIERQHYTVILTKSTPTPYTFLQQIFVNETDYNEGIHPAVWRHEETHVDQWHTLDILLAEVVSCIFWINPMNNFIKRSIRLNHEYLADSAVIQNQDHIEEYCYLLLDLPAQKFESSLTSQLNYKQLKNRLIMMTKKTSKKKQFGLFVLTACVMIGASAIFAQKNVLMANTAISATAHIMETDTIKRLGASSALLAEYDSVMRSITTTRKDNNGKTITGINVQSVDRKRMAYIASLMSEKQVKERTLSPHDINSPKHWVASMTKPKKRTPTSQEFNKWQDTKVYGVWIDGKKAKNTDLKKLEEEDVVLYYVSKLHGKAKVGRSYTHQLDVLTQPYYDKVFADHNDPK; the protein is encoded by the coding sequence ATGCACAATTTCAAAAGAGCGTATCTATTAATAGCCTTGGTACTACCGCTATGTATTCCGACGATGGAGTATAATATCAAGCAGGACGATCCCACATCAGTAGCCCCACTCCTACCCAATCTAGCATATGTCCAGTATACAACAACACAGAATATAATCGATAATAGCAGGATACCTCATCAAAAAGATGTCTTCAGCTGGACATACGTTATTGGCTTCGTTTACTTTTCCATTGCTCTAATACTGTTGACTCGTTTTGCTGCGGGTGTATTGGAAATCCAATACCAAATCCGTAAGGGTCGGAAAATAGAACGTCAACACTATACCGTTATACTGACCAAATCAACACCCACACCCTATACCTTTCTGCAACAGATATTCGTGAATGAGACGGATTATAATGAAGGTATCCACCCAGCCGTATGGCGGCATGAGGAAACACATGTCGATCAATGGCATACCTTGGATATTTTATTGGCAGAAGTGGTATCCTGTATATTCTGGATCAATCCGATGAATAATTTCATAAAAAGATCGATCCGATTAAATCATGAGTACTTAGCGGACAGCGCCGTGATTCAGAATCAAGACCATATAGAGGAGTATTGCTATCTTTTACTAGATCTACCCGCGCAGAAATTCGAATCAAGCCTAACAAGTCAATTAAATTATAAACAGTTAAAAAATCGATTAATTATGATGACTAAAAAAACATCCAAGAAAAAACAATTCGGTTTGTTTGTACTCACGGCCTGCGTGATGATCGGAGCCTCAGCAATCTTCGCACAAAAGAACGTCCTAATGGCGAATACAGCAATATCGGCAACAGCCCATATAATGGAAACAGACACAATAAAGCGTCTTGGAGCTTCCTCAGCGCTATTGGCGGAATACGACAGTGTAATGCGCTCAATCACGACTACGAGGAAGGACAACAACGGAAAAACCATCACTGGAATCAATGTGCAGTCGGTGGATAGAAAAAGAATGGCATACATTGCCTCGCTGATGTCTGAAAAACAGGTGAAAGAACGGACATTATCGCCTCATGACATCAATTCGCCCAAGCATTGGGTCGCATCTATGACAAAGCCGAAAAAGAGAACACCAACAAGTCAGGAATTCAACAAGTGGCAAGATACAAAAGTGTACGGGGTTTGGATCGACGGTAAAAAAGCAAAAAATACGGATTTAAAAAAATTAGAGGAGGAGGATGTCGTATTGTATTATGTGAGCAAGCTGCACGGAAAAGCAAAGGTAGGTCGCTCATATACGCATCAATTAGACGTGTTGACCCAGCCTTATTACGATAAGGTTTTTGCAGATCATAATGACCCTAAATAA
- a CDS encoding BlaI/MecI/CopY family transcriptional regulator encodes MSLSKTEEQLMEILWKHNNAFTKEIMESYDDPIPANSTVLTLLKRMQDKGYVGYRMYGNSRRYYPLVDKKEYFEKHVNNLIKDFFDGSPLQFASFFTKSTNLSQDELLELKEIIDNEVLKKIK; translated from the coding sequence ATGAGCCTTTCGAAGACAGAAGAACAACTAATGGAAATATTATGGAAGCACAACAATGCTTTCACTAAAGAAATCATGGAATCCTATGACGACCCCATTCCTGCAAACTCCACCGTATTGACACTCTTAAAGCGCATGCAGGACAAAGGTTATGTAGGCTATCGGATGTACGGAAACTCTAGACGGTATTATCCTCTTGTCGATAAGAAAGAATACTTTGAAAAGCATGTAAACAATCTCATCAAAGATTTTTTCGATGGCTCTCCTCTACAGTTTGCTTCCTTTTTTACAAAAAGTACAAACCTGAGCCAAGATGAGCTATTGGAGCTGAAAGAAATAATTGATAACGAAGTGTTAAAGAAAATAAAATGA
- a CDS encoding nucleoside hydrolase, with product MMNKKIYTLLLVSMMLFSVHKSEAQRPNHYKSGGKVNIIFETDIGNDIDDALALDMLYKYLDIDRINLLGISINKDSPYSPKFIDIMNTWYGYPHIPIAMVKDGMEDTVPINFASRTYEHTNADGTKFKRQLANDHDFTESTRFYREVLANQKDGSVTIVSVGYLTNLARLLETKGDDISPLTGKQLISQKVKRLSVMGGNFNGINPQEYNIVQDIASAKKVFDEWPTAIIVSPFEVGNQILYPGATIEQNLAYTGTVPLVVAYKSYMDMTYDRPTWDLTSVLEAIEEGSHYFGYSKKGKVTITATGESLFEEGKRGKHRYLTVDEKQSQRIKDRFVELISSTKSQHQNTK from the coding sequence ATGATGAACAAAAAAATCTATACATTACTGCTGGTGTCGATGATGCTTTTTTCCGTTCATAAATCTGAAGCTCAACGCCCCAATCACTACAAATCCGGGGGTAAAGTGAATATAATCTTCGAGACAGATATAGGGAATGATATCGATGATGCCCTAGCGCTGGATATGTTGTATAAATATTTGGATATCGATAGAATCAACCTATTGGGGATATCGATCAATAAGGACAGCCCGTATTCACCTAAATTTATCGACATCATGAATACGTGGTATGGATATCCCCATATTCCGATAGCAATGGTAAAAGATGGTATGGAAGACACTGTGCCTATCAATTTTGCCTCACGAACATATGAACACACAAATGCAGACGGAACCAAATTTAAAAGACAGCTGGCCAATGACCATGATTTCACAGAATCGACTCGCTTTTATAGAGAAGTCTTAGCAAACCAGAAAGATGGCTCAGTGACAATAGTCAGTGTGGGGTATTTAACAAATCTGGCCAGACTTTTGGAAACAAAAGGAGATGATATATCTCCCCTCACAGGAAAGCAGCTAATATCGCAGAAAGTCAAGCGGCTCTCGGTCATGGGGGGAAATTTCAATGGTATCAATCCACAGGAATACAATATCGTCCAAGATATAGCTTCTGCAAAAAAGGTATTTGACGAATGGCCTACGGCCATAATAGTGAGTCCATTTGAGGTGGGCAATCAAATCCTCTACCCTGGCGCAACTATTGAACAAAACCTTGCCTATACCGGAACAGTACCTTTGGTGGTAGCTTATAAAAGTTACATGGACATGACGTATGATCGCCCAACCTGGGACCTTACAAGTGTACTGGAGGCTATAGAGGAGGGAAGTCATTATTTTGGGTATTCCAAAAAGGGGAAAGTCACAATCACCGCTACAGGTGAATCCTTATTCGAAGAGGGGAAACGTGGAAAGCATCGATACCTGACGGTCGATGAGAAGCAGAGCCAACGAATAAAAGACCGATTTGTAGAGTTGATATCATCAACCAAAAGCCAGCATCAAAATACCAAATAG